TGCCCGTGCGCTTCGAAGGCGTGGGGGAGCTGACGACGCCCACGGGCGCGGCGCTGCTCAAGGTGCTGGCGCACATCGGCCATCCGCCGGACTTCATCGTGGAGAAGGTGGGCTACGGCGTCGGAACGAAGGACTTCAAGGACCGCCCCAACGTGCTGCGCGCGTCGCTGGGCCGGCTGGAGCAGGCCCGCAACGAAGGGCTCTGGGTGGTGGAGGCCAACCTGGATGACGCCACGCCGCAGCTACTGGGGCACTTGCTGGAGCGCTTGCTCGCGGTGGGCGCGCTGGACGCGTGGGTGACGCCGGTGGTGATGAAGAAGAGCCGGCCGGGGCACCTGTTGAGCGCGCTGGTGGAGGGCGGCACGCGCGAAGCCATCGTGGACGTGGTGTTGCGCGAGTCCACCACGCTGGGCGTGCGCTACCACCGCGTGGAGCGTCAGGCGCTGGAGCGTGACTGGGTGGAGGTGGAGACGCCGTGGGGCAAGGTCCGCGTGAAGCGTGGGCTGCGCCAGGGCGCGGTGCTCAACGCCCACCCGGAGTTCGAGGACTGCCGCCAGCTGGCGGAGGCCGCGGGCGTCCCCGTGAAGCAGGTGATGGCCGCGGCGGTGGCGGCGCTCGGCCCCAAGGACTGAGCGCCGTGGGCGCCCTCTCCGAGGGCTTCGCGGACAGCTTCGTCAGGGGACGATGAAGTCCCGGGCGCGGGCGCCCGAGCCGCGGTGGTTACGCCGGCAAACGCACCTGGATGCGGGTGCCGCCCTGCTCGGCGCGCACGCACAGGTCGCCGCCATGGCGCTCGACGATGCGCCGACAGACGTCCAGGCCCATGCCCGCCGCATGGGGCTTCGTGCTGAAGAAGGGCTCGAAGATGCGCGGCAGCAAGTCCTTGGGAATGCCCGGCCCGTCGTCGGAGACCTCGACGACCACGTGCGCGGCATCCTTCCAGGTGCGCAGTCGCACGCGGCCTCCGCGCTCGCCCAGCGCCTCCAGCGCGTTGAGCACCAGCTGCGTCCACAGCTCGTCGAGCGCGACGCCTTCCGCCTTCAGCCGGGGCAGGTGCGGGTCGTACTCACGCTCCACCGTGAGGTGCTCTCCGCGCAGCCGGTGGCCCAGCACCGCCAGCGCGTGCTCCAGTCCTTCGTGGACGTCCACGTCCTCACGCGGCACCGGGTCCATGAAGGCATAGGCCTTCACGCCTTCGACCAGTGCGGACACGCGTGCCGTTCCTCGCGCCACCTCCGCCATGAGCACGTCACAGCTCACCGCCACCACCAGCCACGCGAGCACGTCGCCCAGCAGCGCCCCGCCCACGCGCGTCGCCACCGACTCCAGCCACGCGACGTCCAGTCCGGAGGCCACCAGCGCGGGCGCCGCCTCCCACGCATCCGCCACGCCGCGCGCCTCCAACCAGGAGCCCAGCGCTTCTTCGCGCTCGGCGCGGGCCAGGGGCTCCAGCGGCGGAGAGGTCCGCCCGCGCTCCGCCGCTTCCCGAGGCAGCGCCAGCAGGACGCTGCGCTGGGGCAGGGAAAGGCCGTGGTCGCCCAGGGCCATGGCGCGCGCGGACACCGTGGCCATCAGCTCGCCCAGCCGCGCCGCGCTCCGCCGGGCCGCCGCGGCGGGGCTGCCCAGCTCGGCGCCCAGCTCGGCCGCCATGCGTCCCACGGGGAGCACTTCTGACTGAGGACGGACGTCGTGCGCCTGCTGCTGGGAGCGCTGCGAGGCCAGCTCCATCAATCCCCGGCTGAGTCCGGGCGCCAGCCGCAGCAGCTCCCAGAAGGTGGCCGGCTCCATCCGGAACAGGCGCACGTCCGTCACCGCGTCGCCGCTGTGGGGGTAGGGCGCGTTCAGGAAGAGGATGAGCTCACCGAAGAGGTCGCCGGCCTCCAGCGTGAA
This genomic stretch from Myxococcus virescens harbors:
- the larC gene encoding nickel pincer cofactor biosynthesis protein LarC, whose protein sequence is MRRILYLEPVGGIAGDMFLAAGLDLGISPAELERALSGLRVPGWKLAVSRAVRHAISGTHLDVVLDAREAHPHRAYADIRRLIEEADTLPPRAKERALAVFRAIGEAEAKVHGVSIDDIHFHEVGAVDSIVDICGAAVVLELLGNPEVHAAPPPLGSGTIRVAHGAMPIPVPATLELLRDVPVRFEGVGELTTPTGAALLKVLAHIGHPPDFIVEKVGYGVGTKDFKDRPNVLRASLGRLEQARNEGLWVVEANLDDATPQLLGHLLERLLAVGALDAWVTPVVMKKSRPGHLLSALVEGGTREAIVDVVLRESTTLGVRYHRVERQALERDWVEVETPWGKVRVKRGLRQGAVLNAHPEFEDCRQLAEAAGVPVKQVMAAAVAALGPKD
- a CDS encoding ATP-binding protein, whose protein sequence is MGSDDIVAALRQVPLFARLTGEQLRWMADHGRQLHFPAGTRIAEQGAAADGLSVILEGHTQWSRRTGTESVPTFTLEAGDLFGELILFLNAPYPHSGDAVTDVRLFRMEPATFWELLRLAPGLSRGLMELASQRSQQQAHDVRPQSEVLPVGRMAAELGAELGSPAAAARRSAARLGELMATVSARAMALGDHGLSLPQRSVLLALPREAAERGRTSPPLEPLARAEREEALGSWLEARGVADAWEAAPALVASGLDVAWLESVATRVGGALLGDVLAWLVVAVSCDVLMAEVARGTARVSALVEGVKAYAFMDPVPREDVDVHEGLEHALAVLGHRLRGEHLTVEREYDPHLPRLKAEGVALDELWTQLVLNALEALGERGGRVRLRTWKDAAHVVVEVSDDGPGIPKDLLPRIFEPFFSTKPHAAGMGLDVCRRIVERHGGDLCVRAEQGGTRIQVRLPA